The Kordia sp. SMS9 DNA window GTTTATCACAAAACGATTAAAAGATGATGGTGCCATCATTCTTGGAAAGGCAAATTTAAGTGAATGGGCATACTTTTTCTGTGGCGATTGTCCAAGCGGATACAGTGCCATTGGCGGACAAACCTTAAATCCGTACGGAAGAAAAATATACGATACGGGCGGATCAAGTTCTGGAAGTGGGGTTTCAGTGGCAGCAAACTTTGCCGTAGCAGCTGTCGGAACGGAAACAGCAGGTTCCATTCTATCGCCTGCAAGTCAAAACTCTGTTGTGGGACTCAAACCAACCATCGGATTATTAAGTCGTTCAGGAATTGTACCCATTTCAAGTACGCTAGATACACCAGGTCCAATGACTAAAAATGTGGTGGACAATGCCATTCTTTTAGCAACTTTGTACGGATATGACAATACCGATAGTAAAAGCAAATCGTTTAAGTACCATGGAAGTTACTATTACAATACCATCAAAAACGGAAATGCAACGCTCAAAGGAAAACGTTTTGGTGCGATCAAACGTTTGTTGGAAGATTCTTTGTATGTAGCGGCCATTGAAGTATTCAAAAAGCAAGGTGCTGAAATCATCGAAATTGAAACGCCACAAGTAGGTTTGCCAAAGTTTATCAATTTGTTGAATTTGGATATGAAAAAAGATTTGCCAGACTATTTTGCAACACATGGAAACAAAGCATTATCCTTCAAATCAGTGCAGGATGTGATCGATTTCAACAAAAAAGATTCCGTGAACGCTATGCCATACGGACAAAAATTATTCTATGGAATTGTCAGCGACAAGGCTTCCAAAAAAGTATTCTCAGACATGAAACAAACCTTGCATGAAAATGGAAAAACCTTTTTTAACACACCAATGAACGAACACAATTTGGACGGCGTTTTATCCATTAACAACTATCATGCGGCGTACGCGGCAGTCGCGGAATATCCAGCGTTAACCGTTCCGATGGGCTACACAGAAAAAGGGGAGCCAAAAGGATTGACTTTTATCGGAAAACCGTTTACGGAGAATCAATTATTAGCGTTTGCGTATGTATACGAGCAAGCTTCCAAAAAGCGAAAAGCACCTAAAACGTATAATTAATGTGATTTCTATGATATAAATAAATTCATATTAAATTGATTTTCAAATAATTGCGTAAAATTTCAAATCGAGCGCAGTCAAGATAACTTGGAGTTTGAAAATGTCTTATTTGTAACAATACTTCAATTTCAGAACCTTTTTTGGAAGCTTGCGAGCACTTATACCAATTTGCACATAAAATGATGTTTATAAACTCGTTCATTTGGCAGTTTAGTTCTTTGCAAATACTTTCCGTAGCTAAGGCTATGCAAACCTTTCACAGCATCCTATACTGCCAAAGTAACTTCGTATCCAAAACACCATTTTAAATGTAAATTGGTATTACTTCCTTTAAGTTGCTTGGGAAATAAATTAAAGTAACCTAATAATTACGGTTTTCACGTAATTATCTAATTTTTAAATATTTTTTTGAAGTAATTTTTTGCTAATAAGCAAAAAATTGCCATATTTACGAATAAGAGTTAATAGTTTTATCATCTTTTGATAAACTCCTGTAACTTTTCCTAAAGATCTCTCCCCTATAAAATAATTACTATAAAGAACTTCATGTGAGTGAGGGAAGCGAAGCTTTGCTCTAAGTTTAAATTTTGCATTGTTATGAATTTTATAATTGGTTGGTATATATTATACGTGAAATCTCGTTGTGAGAAAAAAGTATATGAGTCGTTAAAAGATATTTCTTTAGAATCTTTTTTACCGCAAACTAAAACAATAAAACAGTGGAGTGATAGAAAGAAAATAATTGTTAAACCACTATTCCCATCTTATGTTTTTGTGAATGTTAATTCTTCTTTAGAATTCCATAAAGCATTATCTGTAAATGGAGCTTGTACATATATCCGATTTGGAAAAGAGTATGCAAGGGTAACTGAAAAAGAAATCAACCAACTAAAGTTACTTATTGGAGATAAGAATATTTCAGATATAGAAACTCATGCAGAACTCCCTAAAATCGGTGAAGTTAAAAAAATTACTTATGGTCCTCTAAATGGATTAGATTGTGAAATTATTAAAGCAGATAATCACAACAAAATTATAGTTCGAATTGACTCATTACAGCAGAATATAATGGCAACAATACCATCTTATATTTTATCAAAAACATCTATTATATGATCAAGAATAGAGTTTTTTCTCTTCAAAAATATCTATGGCTTGATCAAAAATTAACTCCAGAATCTCCTAAATATAATATAGGAGGATATGCTGTTATCAAAGGAAATGTAGATTGTTATTTATTTAAAAAAGCGATCTCTGCATTCGCCGATAAGCATGTTATTTTAAAGAGTTTTTTTCGTGAAGCAGAAGGCATCCCGTTTTCTTTAGTAAATGAAAAACCTTTTGAAGAAGATATTCACTGTTTTGAAAAAAATGGTGTAAAGGAAGCAATACATTTAATTCAAAAAGACTTTAAACAATCTTTTAATGTAAGTACAGAAAAAAGATTATTTCGTATTTGGCTTATAAAAACCAGTCCCAATACGTTTATCTGGTACACAAAATTGCATCACCTAATAGCTGATGGGTATTCTTTTCAATTATTATTTAATGGAGTTAGTAGTAATTATAAAGCATTGACAGGTGAAACCATTCTTCAAAACGATTCTAAACCTAAAGAATTTAGGCAATGTGTAAAAGAAGAAGAAGAATATTACAAATCAAAAGGCTACTTAAACGACCAAGAATATTGGAAAAATAAATATACAACCTTTCCAGAACTAATTTTTAATCAACAACATCAAGAGAATAAGTTCTATGATAAAGAAATATATTTGCCAGAGGAATATCTTCAGAAGATACAATTACTCTCTAAAGAAGAAAGAGTAAGTGTATTTCATATTTTGTTGGCAAGCTTTTCAATTGTTCTTTCAAAATTTTACTACACGGAAGAGATAAACATAGGAACTCCTATCCTTAATAGACTCAGCAGATCGGACAGAAAGGTTTTTGGTCCTTTCATTAATTTACTTCCTTTACAAATACAATTACGCGAAGATATCTCTTTTTTAGAGTTTGTAAAACAAATAAAAAGTGAAGCTTTTAGCATGCTCAGGCATCAAAAGTTTCAGCAAGCAGAAATTCTTAAAGCCTTATCTTACGAAGGAAATAGGCTTTACGACGTCAGGGTGTCTTATGAGAGTTTTGATTATCAAAAAACCTTTTCTGATTTCGAAGCTGAAATTATAGCTTTGTCCAACTACAGCGAAGAAGATCCAATATCGGTTCATATCATGGATTATAATACCGAAGGGTTAAAATTCCGCTTTGATATTAACGGTAGCCATGTGGAAGAATACATTGCAGATGAATTTATAAAGTCTCTAGAATATATTCTTAAAAATACGACTACTCTACTTGAGGAGAAATTGAAGGATATTACTATTACTACTTCAGAACAAATAGAAGAAGTAAAAAGTATTTCAGTAGGTAAAATTAGTACGCGTAAGAATAGAAGTTTTCCAGAACTCTGGAAAGAAAATAATAATCAATTTTCATCAAATAAAGCCTTAATTTATAACGATCAAGAATTAAGCTATAATGAAGTTGATAAAAAAATAACATCCATTTCTAATTACCTTCAAGAGTATGGTATTAAAAAAGGAAATCGTGTTGGTGTTTTATTAGATAGGTCTATAAATATTATTCCCACAATATTAGGAATATTACAGTCGGGCGCAACGTATGTTCCCATAGACAAAACTTTTCCTGATGAAAGGAAGAAATTCATTATTGAAGATAGTGACATTAAATTGTTGCTTACCGATAATCCTACGGTTCAATGTTCTTGTGATGCTGTTTTGATTCAAACTATTCTTGAAAACAAAACACCAAAAATATCCAACGAAATTACAATTCTGCCAGAAGATGAGGCATATATAATTTACACCTCAGGTTCTACAGGAAAACCTAAAGGTGTATCTATTACGCATGAATCATTAATTGATTACACAACAACTTTTTCAGAGTATTTTACCTTAAATGTGTCTGATTGTGTAATTCAACAATCCGCTTTTGTATTTGATACTTCAATAGAAGAAATATTCCCTATACTGAGTGTCGGCGGAACATTAGTTATTTCAAAAAAACCTAAAGATTTCCATAAATTAGTACAAGAATGTAGTACTCATAAAGTGACGCTTCTGAGTACTAATCCATTTGTGGTCAATTATTTAAATGACCATCTAAAGAACTATACGCTTTCGCTAAAAACCCTTATAAGTGGTGGTGATGTGTTAAAAAGAGAGCAAGTATTAAACTTATTAGACACGGTTAATGTATATAATACTTATGGACCAACCGAAAGTACAGTTTGTGCTACCTATCATAAAGTTGCAAAAGAAGATAATATACTTCCTATTGGTAAGCCAATCTCTAATAGAAAGGTATTTATTGTAAAAAACAATCAATTATTGCCTAAAGGGACACTTGGAGAAATTGTTTTGGGAGGAAAAGGATTGTCAAATCATTATATAAATAATGAAGTATTAACAAAATCGTTATTTGTTGAAATTAATGGAGAACGCGTATATAAAACGGGTGATTTAGGCCAATGGAATCAACATGGTGAGCTCATTTTTTATGGCAGAAAAGACACGCAGCTAAGCTTTAGAGGCTATCGAATTGAAGCTAGTGAAATAGAACAAACCATCAAATCTATTGATGCTTCAATTAATAATTGTCATGTTACCATAAAAGAGTTACAAAGTTTGCCCTCACTTATAGCGTATGTGTCAAGTAATAATAGACTAGACAATAATTATTTATTAATCGAGATTAAGAAAAAATTACCCTCGTATATGATTCCAAATCATATCGTGGTTCTTGATAAATTGCCACTAAATACGAGTGGAAAAGTTGACATTGAAAAATTACCATTACCTAAAAACACTGCTGAAAACAAGGAAATTATTCTTCCTTCAACCGCATTAGAAAAAGAAATAGCAGATATTTGGAAAGAGCTTTTAAATATTAACAAAATAGGTATCCATACAAAGTTTTTTGAATTAGGAGGACATTCTCTGCTTGCAAACCAATTTATTGGAACCATAAGAGAAAAAAGAAACCAAGATATTTCACTAAAAGAATTTTATGAAGCTCCCACAATACATGAAATTGTTAAGGTCATAAAATCAAAAGAAGTTTCTTACGAATTCCAATTACAAAAAGCTCCCGAACAGGAATTGTATCCATTATCCTATCCACAGGAACGATTATGGTTTTTAGATCAACTAAATCAAGAGAACAAATCTTACTACGTTCCTAGAGCCATTAAGATGACTGGAAAGTTGGACATTAATCGAATCCGACGCGCATTTACGCTGTTAACAGAAAAACATGAGGTTTTAAGAACTGTTTTTCCAGTAATTGATGGTGTTCCTTATCAGAAAATTTTAGAACCATTTGAATTTCAAGTGCCTCTCATTTCTTTAGAGCATTTAGTGCCAGAAGAGCAGGATGAAGCACTAAAGGACTTCATTTTTGAAGAAGGAAATACATTTTTTGACTTAGAAAACGGCCCGTTATTGCGAATTACCATTCTCAAAAGATCTGAAGAAGATCAAGTGTTAGTTTTGTGCGAACACCACTTAATTCACGATGGATGGACACAGGGAATTCTGTTAAGAGAATATATTAATATTTATACTGAACTAATGCAGGATGAGAACTATAGAGTGACGATTCCTGAATTGCAGTTTAAAGACTTCTCATATTGGCAAAAAGGGTTTTTTGACGATCAAAGATTGACAAAACACATGGCTTTTTGGAAACAAAAATTAGAAGGACATATCCCCGTATTACCACTTCCTCAAAAAGCAAAAAGACCAAAACTAATTACCGGAAATGGCAAACTATTGATCAAAACGATTAATGCAGAGTTATCTGATAAAATACGTGACTACAGTATAAACAACGGTGCTACTTTGTTCATCACGATGATGACAGCCTTTAAGCTTACCCTAAGTAGATTTAGTAATGAAACAGACATTTGTGTTGGAACTGCCGTAGCTAACAGACGCTTGATATCTATAAAAAATATATTAGGAATGGTCATTAATACCATTACCCTAAGAACAAAATTTGAAGATTCAGATACTTTTACAGATGCTCTTGAAAAAGTAAAAGAAACATGCTTTGAAGCCTATACCTACGAAGACACACCATTCGGAAAAGTAGTGGAACATGTCGCTCCAAAAAGAAGTTTAGGGATAATGCCATTGTTCCAGTATATTTTTAGTTTCATGAATACACCTTCAAGAAACTTGTTCTTACCAGATATGGATCTTGAAATTTTAGACTCACATAATTTATCTGCCAAATTTGATATCAATGTAGTAGTGGTTACGCCATACGAGCAAGCGTTGCTCGAAGGAATGGAAGAAACTGACAGAACTATTATTGTTGAATGGGAATATAATAGTGATATATATGCAGAGAATACCATGTGGCAAATGCTTGATTCGTACTTTGAAATCTTGGAAGCATTGGTCACCACTCCAAAAATTTCTTACAAGCAACTTCCATGTATGACTCAAGAGCAAGAAAAAGAGCTTTTGATAGACTTTAATAACACAGCTAAACCTATACAAGATCATACTATTATAGACCTGTTCAAAATGCAGGTTAAAAAGAATCCTGATACCATAGCAGTAGTATACGAAGATCGAAAAATTACTTATAGAGAATTGGACGAATATTCCAATGAATTAGCCAATTTCGTTCTATCACAAGGAACAGTAGAGAAGGAAAACATCATTGGAATTTTATTAGATCGAAGTGAGAGGATTGTAATTAGTATGTTGGCAGTGCTTAAGGCTGGATGTGCTTATGTATCTATTGATCAATCATTCCCAGATAAGCGCATTGAATATATCATAGAAGACAGTAATTGTCAAATTGTTATTGATGAAAAATATCTAAAAAAATTCCAATCTTCAAAGAAAGATGCAACTGTATTAAAAAATGAAATCAACTCAACTCAACTAGCTTATATCATTTATACCTCAGGTTCTACGGGACAACCTAAAGGCGTAATGATTGAACATAAGAATTTAGTAAATTTCTTAGATGATTATCAGTTAGAAATATCAAATACCACACTTACATGTAAGACTATTTTTGATGTCTCTGTATTTGAAATTATGGGATCATTAACCTCAGGTAGTACTTTATTCATTCCAAATGAAGAGGTTGTATATAACCCAAAGGAGTATGCGGATTATCTATTTGAGAATAAAATTTCGCACTGTTATATTCATCCAATGCATTTAAAAGAAATTTCTAATCAATTGGCTACGTATGATGAGGTTTATTTGAAAAAAATATTGATTGGAGTTGAAGGAATTCAACCGACAGCAATTGAATGGTATCATAAAAACAAAGTGGAAATAGTCAATGCGTATGGACCAACAGAAAGTACTATTTGCGCCACCAACATGAAAGTTGATAGTATAAAGGCTATCAAAACTCCATACATTCCAATTGGAACACCTTTAAGTAATTACCAAATATACATCCTAGACTCTTACAACCACACTTTACAACCCAAGGGAGTTATAGGGGAATTATGTATTTCTGGAGCTGGATTATCACGAGGTTACTTACATCAACCTGAACTCACAGCCGAGAAGTTTATATCACATCCTTTTAGAAAAGGCGAACGACTCTACAAAACGGGAGATTTAGCCCGATGGTTGCCTGATGGAAACTTAGAGTTTTTAGGAAGAAAAGACACGCAGGTAAAACTCAGAGGTTATCGCATTGAACTCGGAGAGATTGAATACGCATTGAATCAACAAACTGACGTAGATGCTACTGTAGTTGTAGTACAAGAGGAAGGTCAAGACAAATACTTGGTTGCTTATCTAGTAACAGAAAGCGCGATTGATTCAACAAACCTTAAAGAAACACTTCGTTCTTATCTTCCAGAATATATGATTCCGCAGTACTTTATGAAACTGGAAGCCTTACCACTCACTTCTAATGGTAAGATTGATAGAAAAGCACTGCCAAAAGTTTCAATAGAAGGTTTAGGCGAAAGGGAATATATTGCTCCAAGTACTGAAACAGAAAGAAAACTTGCAGAAATTTGGCAAGAAGTTCTAGGAGTAGATAAAGTTGGAATCACCGATAACTTCTTTGAACTAGGCGGACATAGTTTAAAGATTACTCAACTGATCAATAAGATTAACAAAGAACTGCAAAGTAGTCTTACGGTACAACAAGTTTTTGTTTCCCCAACCATTAAAGGACTCAGTAAAGAAATTACCACTACCAATTACAAATCCATTCCCAAAGCACCAGTTCAGGAATTGTATCCTTTAACTTCGTCACAAGGTAGACTTTGGGTATTAAGTCAGTTTGAAGGTGGCGGACAAGCCTACAACATTCCAGGAGTTTTAAAGATGGAAGGAAGTTTGGATGCTACGGCTTTAGAATTATCTTTCCGCTATTTAATAGAACGCCATGATAGTTTGCGAATGTATTTTGTGGAAAAAGATGGAGAAGTCTATCAAAAGATACTTTCAGCAAAAGGATTAAACTTTACCCTTGACAAGCAACAAATCAATCAAGAGGAACTAGAGGCAAAAATAGCATCATTCTACCAAGAAGAATTCGATCTAAGTAAAGCACCACTACTAAGTGCAAGGCTACTTGAAGTATCAAAGGATCAATACTACTTATTATTTGCCATTCATCATATCATCGGCGATGGTTGGTCTATGGAAGTACTCACCAAAGAATTGATGCAAGTGTACAAGCAGCTTATCAATCAAGAAGAAGTAACACTTTCTAAACTTACTATCCAATATCAAGATTATGTAGTTTGGAGTCAAAGTAAGGAGCAACAAGCGGCAATTCAAAAACAAGAAGATTACTGGCTTGAAAAGTTTACAGGAGAACTTCCAGTATTAGCACTGCCAAGTTACCAAAGACGTCCACTGGTAAAAACCTACAACGGAAGCACCAAGCACTATAGTTTTGGCAAAGAACTAAGTGAGAAACTCAATCAGTTCAGTAAAGCGCAAGGCGCTACCTTGTATATGACGCTACTGGCAGGCGTGAATGGACTATTATACAGATACACCAATCAAAGTGATATCATCATAGGCGCTCCAATTGCAGGACGTTCCCACGAAGCTTTAGAGCATCAAGTAGGATTGTATCTGAACACACTTGCGATACGAACGAGGTTCGAAGGCAATAACAGTTTCAAAGAGTTGGTAGAAACCCAAAAAGAAACACTAGTAGAAGCCTACACAAACCAAGACTATCCATTTGATTCATTAATAGAAAAGCTCAAATTGAAGCGTGATACTTCAAGATCGGCACTATTTGATGTGATGGTCGTATTGCAAAACCAAAGAGAAACAGCGGTTGCCTTAGAAGGCTTGCACATCACTCCTTACAGCGATATTGAAAGAGACGTGAGTAAGTTTGACATCAGCTTCTCTTTTACAGAAGATACAGAAGGCATCCATCTACGTTTAGAATACAATAATGACATCTACGATGCGCAACTGATTGACCAATTATACCATCACTTGGAACAATTCATCACTTCTGCACTAGAGCATCAAGAAGAGAGTATTCAATCTTTAACAATTTTATCTCAAGAAGAAGAGACACAACTATTAGCGACCTTCAATGACACTAAGGTAGTGTATCCAAAGGATAACACTGTGATTGATTTGTTCAGAGAGCAAGTAGCAAAGACGCCAGAAGCTACAGCTATTATTGATGATACAGAAATACTGACTTATCAAGAGTTGGAGGATTTATCCAATGCCATGGCAAACGATCTGCTATCAAATACAACGATAGAGAACGAATCCTTAATTGGCGTAGCATTAGAAAGGAGTGAATGGCTCATTGTAAGTCTGTTGGCGATATTGAAAACAGGTGGCGCTTATGTGCCAATAGATCCAACATATCCGCAACAGCGAAAAGATTACATCAAACACGATAGTCAATGTATATTGACAATTACAGAAGAATACCTTAATGAATTTAAAACTAAGGAAAAAGACACGCGGATTCCCAAGGTAGCAATCAGTTCTGATCAATTAGCTTATGTAATTTATACCTCAGGCTCTACAGGACACCCCAAAGGCGTGCTTATTGAGCATAAAAGTGTGACATCACTCATTCAGTGGTCTAAGAACACCTTTGATGCCAAGGAAGTTGATATTATTTATTTTACAACTTCTTACAGTTTTGATCTTTCGGTATATGAAGTATTTTACTCTTTGTGCTCCGGAAAGAAAGTACGAGTTTTAGAAGATGCAACGCAGATTCCTAAATATCTAAAAGAAGATAGCAATGTACTAATCAATACAGTACCATCTGTTGTACACTCATTAATAAGTCAGAATATAGACTTAAATGTTGTGCAAGTTTTAAACATGGCAGGAGAAATCATTCCACCAAAGTTTACTAAAGAATTACCACTTTCCAAAATGGACGTATATAATTTATACGGACCGTCAGAAGACACTACTTACAGCACCTATTTCAAATTGCAAGAGACTTCCAAAGAGTCTATCTCGATTGGTGTACCAATAGCTAATACACAAGTATTCATACTTTCAGAGAATCAAGCATTACAACCTATAGGAGTAACAGGCGAGTTGTGTATTTCTGGAGCGGGATTATCACGAGGTTACTTACATCAACCCGAACTTACAGCCGAGAAGTTCATTGCTCATCCTTATAAATCAGGTGAACGATTATACAAAACAGGCGATTTAGCACGATGGCTACCTAATGGAAACTTAGACTTTCTAGGAAGAAAGGATACTCAAGTAAAACTAAGAGGTTATCGTATTGAACTTGGAGAGATTGAACACAAGCTAACTCAGGTTTCTGGAATATCTGAAGCCTTAGTAGATGTAATTGACTATCAAAATGATAGATATCTTACAGCACTTGTGGTGAGTAAATTAGATATAAACAAGGAAAATTTAAAAGCATCCCTTCGCTCTGAACTACCCGAATATATGGTGCCTAATTTCTTCCAAAGAGTTGATAAATTACCTTTAACTCCAAATGGAAAAGTAGATCGAAAGGCTGTCGCACTCACTGTTGATAAATTTACTTCACAAGAATATGTAGCTCCAAGAAATAAAACAGAAGAAACTTTAGTAGCTATTTGGGAAGATATTCTTAAAGTTGAAAACATAGGAATTCAAGATGATTTCTTTGAGTTAGGCGGACATAGCTTGAAAGTTATTGCTATAAGAAATCGAATCAAACAAGAATTTGATATTGAACTCCAAGTAAAAATGTTCTTTAATAAACCAACAATACAAAGTATTTCTGAAGTTATCAAAGTAATCTCCTTAAATGTAAATAACAGTGAAAATTATGAAGAAATCACCATCTAAAATTTTTTAAATAATATTGGAATTAATAAAAAAACTTATTGAACTCGGAGTTCAACTACGAGAAGAAAATGGAGAACTAAAAGTTGCAGCTCCTAAGGGTGCTTTAACACCTGAATTGATTAATAAAATCAGAGCAGAAAAAAAACAACTTTTAAGTTTACTTGCACATACAAGTCATAAATCCATTCCCAAAGCACCAGTTCAGGAATTGTATCCTTTGACTTCGTCACAAGGTAGACTTTGGGTATTAAGTCAGTTTGAAGGTGGCGGACAAGCCTACAACATTCCAGGAGTTTTAAAGATGGAAGGAAGTTTGGATGCTACGGCTTTAGAATTATCTTTCCGCTATTTAATAGAACGCCATGATAGTTTGCGAATGTATTTTGTGGAAAAAGATGGAGAAGTCTACCAAAAGATACTTTCAGCAAAAGCATTAAACTTTACCCTTGACACGCAACAAATCAGTCAAGAGGAACTAGAGGCAAAAATAGCATCATTCTACCAAGAAGAATTCGATCTAAGTAAAGCACCACTACTAAGTGCAAGGCTACTTGAAGTATCAAAGGATCAATACTACTTATTATTTGCCATTCATCATATCATCGGCGATGGTTGGTCTATGGAAGTACTCACCAAAGAATTGATGCAGGTGTACAAGCAGCTCATCAATCAAGAAGAAGTAACACTTTCTAAACTTACTATCCAATATCAAGATTATGTAGTTTGGAGTCAAAGTCAGGAGCAACAAGCGGCAATTCAAAAACAAGAAGATTACTGGCTCGAAAAGTTTACAGGAGAACTTCCAGTATTAGCACTGCCAAGTTATCAAAGACGTCCACTGGTAAAAACCTACAACGGAAGCACCAAACACTATAGTTTTGGCAAAGAACTAAGTGAGAAACTCAATCAGTTCAGTAAAACGCAAGGCGCTACCTTGTATATGACGTTACTGGCAGGTGTGAATGGACTATTATACAGATACACCAATCAAAATGATATCATCATAGGCGCTCCAATTGCAGGACGTTCCCACGAAGCTTTAGAGCATCAAGTAGGATTGTATCTGAACACACTCGCGATACGAACGAGGTTCGAAGGCAATAACAGTTTCAAAGAGTTGGTAGAAACCCAAAAAGCGACACTCGTAGAAGCCTACACAAACCAAGACTATCCATTTGATTCATTAATAGAAAAGCTCAAATTGAAGCGCGATACTTCAAGATCGGCACTATTTGATGTGATGGTCGTATTGCAAAACCAAAGAGAAACAGCAGTTGCCTTAGAAGGCTTGCACATCACTCCTTACAGCGATATTGAAAGAGACGTGAGTAAGTTTGATATCAGCTTCTCTTTTACAGAAGATACAGAAGGCATTCATCTACGTTTGGAATACAATAATGACATCTACGATGCGCAACTGATAGACCAATTATACCATCACTTGGAACAATTCATCACTTCTGCACTAGAGCATCAAGAAGAGAGTATTCAATCTTTAACAATTTTATCTCAGGAAGAAGAGACACAACTATTAACAACCTTCAATGACACTAAGGTAGCGTATCCAAAGGACAAAACTGTGATTGATTTGTTCAGAGAGCAAGTAGCAAAGACGCCAGAAGCTACAGCTATTATTGATGATACAGAAATACTGACTTATCAAGAGTTGGAGGATTTATCCAATGCCATGGCAAACGATCTGCTATCAAATACAACGATAGAGAACGAATCCTTAATTGGCGTAGCATTAGAAAGAAGTGAATGGCTCATTGTAAGTCTGTTGGCGATATTGAAAACAGGTGGCGCTTATGTGCCAATAGATCCAACATATCCGCAACAGCGAAAAGATTACATCAAACACGATAGTCAATGTATATTGACAATTACAGAAGAATACCTAAGTGAATTTAAAACTAAGGAAAAAGACACGCGGATTCCCAAGGTAGCAATCAGTTCTGATCAATTAGCTTATGTAATTTATACCTCAGGTTCTACAGGACAACCCAAAGGCGTACTTATTGAGCATAAAAGTCTAGTCAATCTTTGCTTTTGGCACAAAAATGAATACAATCTTAATAACAATAGCAGAGCAACATTATACGCTTCTATGGCTTTTGATGCCTCTGTTTGGGAAACTTTTCCCTACCTCTGTTTTGGAGGTTGTTTATTTCCAATATCAGACAATGAAATTCGACTAAATACCTCGCGTTTATCTGCATTTCTTGGACTAAACAAGATTACACATTGTTTTTTATCTCCAAAAGTTGTTCAAGAATTAGAGACCACATCTTTACCCAAAGGATTAAA harbors:
- a CDS encoding amidase family protein, yielding MKKIIFVLALFSSIACHTQKKVQSENDISDISVKEFREFKVLDSKNIENQDVWAVVSKQMTDFTEADYQRLKPYILEKNILELQESRTQRIFTYEELVKFYLYRIKKYDRDNDLSLNSVISINPNIIAVAKQRDRDFLNKKLKPLIFGMPILLKDNINTENMPTTAGAVALKNNMTNDAFITKRLKDDGAIILGKANLSEWAYFFCGDCPSGYSAIGGQTLNPYGRKIYDTGGSSSGSGVSVAANFAVAAVGTETAGSILSPASQNSVVGLKPTIGLLSRSGIVPISSTLDTPGPMTKNVVDNAILLATLYGYDNTDSKSKSFKYHGSYYYNTIKNGNATLKGKRFGAIKRLLEDSLYVAAIEVFKKQGAEIIEIETPQVGLPKFINLLNLDMKKDLPDYFATHGNKALSFKSVQDVIDFNKKDSVNAMPYGQKLFYGIVSDKASKKVFSDMKQTLHENGKTFFNTPMNEHNLDGVLSINNYHAAYAAVAEYPALTVPMGYTEKGEPKGLTFIGKPFTENQLLAFAYVYEQASKKRKAPKTYN
- a CDS encoding UpxY family transcription antiterminator; this encodes MNFIIGWYILYVKSRCEKKVYESLKDISLESFLPQTKTIKQWSDRKKIIVKPLFPSYVFVNVNSSLEFHKALSVNGACTYIRFGKEYARVTEKEINQLKLLIGDKNISDIETHAELPKIGEVKKITYGPLNGLDCEIIKADNHNKIIVRIDSLQQNIMATIPSYILSKTSII